Below is a genomic region from Drosophila kikkawai strain 14028-0561.14 chromosome X, DkikHiC1v2, whole genome shotgun sequence.
CCATCGCGGGATTTGCGCGTCCTGGACATACGTGTGCCCACCGACAAGGAGTTTAACATTTGGGCGGACAAGACCTTCTGCCTGTTGATGTAAGTATGGGTGGGTAGGGCCAGGCCCAAGCGCTAATGAAGTCTGGAGAGTCCGAAAGcttttttcttggttttttttttcttttattttttgcccaGTTGGTTTTGGTCATTAGCGAGTTTCGTGTGTGAAATCGAATTATATGGTAAAAAGCGAAACTCCCCTTGTTGACGGTGTTGATTAGCAGGGCAATCTGATTATATATTTCCCTATATATTCCATGGGTTTTTACACAGTAACCAAAATTTGTTATCTTTTATGAAGAAATAACGGCATTTTTATGGCAAATATTATAAAGCTAACAATTAGCAGAAAGAGTTTTTGGGGAATttgcaaagtaaataaattatattgtttataGGAGCATATACTTTGctgttaatttataatttgaaaattgtaGTTTATACCCTTTGCAGGGTATCAAAATTTCAGTCAGCAGTTTGAAATTTAGTGAAttaatcatttccgaccccataaaccatatttattcttgatcagcatcaacaggcgaatctttctagacatgtttgtAGGAAACTAAAATTTGagcatcattaaaattgttgaaaattggaaaaaaattaaatttaaaaaatctttaaatgtagtatgcaggtttattaactttataaaaactaaaagaaacccgctttccgaattgaatttaaggcATGTTTGGCTGAGTTAcggattttttaaattttaatttttcccaaaaaatcaacaaaaataaaattaccatttttaaattttaaatgcagtTCTATGTTGGTTTTTccgtttttaattattttttaataatataatatttacaaataaagggtgaatagctttaaaatataaaaaataaaacatcaaATTAAAGAAGAAGCCGCCTGCGCCCCCTAGTAAGCAAGTTCTGAGCCTCTTCCTTTCGTATTCTTAGTTTTATTCAtctgttttttatataattaatttattgtgtAGAGTTAACCTTTcaatattcaaataattatttaatattttctaatttaaaaaaaaaacaactttcCACCTTTTTTTTACAGTGTTGTCTCCTGCATTGTCATGGCCCTGATTTGCTGCGGCACCCTGTACGAAATTTACCTGCGCGGCAAGCTCAAGGAGGCCCTGCGTCGCCAGGACAAGGAGATGATGAACAACAGCGAAACGAGCTCGGGGATTGGGTGTGCCTCCTCCGACTACAGCGACACGATGACCGCCCACGATGACCCACTGAAGCAGTCGAACCGCAGCCACGCCCATTCCGAGTCGAGCAACTCCCTGAAGCAACTGGATCAACTGGTGCTCAATCTGCCGCCGAATGACAATGACAGCGGCAACGGGCATCATGTGGACGATCCCGAGCACGAGCATCACCAcgaccatcatcatcatcgcaacggcggcggcgttgGCGGTAACGATACAAGCACCTCGGACGAGCACCTGGAGGGGCATCTCCACGAGCCGGAGAAGCTGAGCATCTACTCGGAGCTCCTGCTCTCCTTCTCGGCCATCACGAACTTTAATGCCATCTGCGATAGGAATGTGGGTGCCGACACCATACCCTGCATCCATGGACTGCGAGCCTTCAGCATGGCCTGGGTAATCCTTGGCCACACATGCATCGTGGTCTTCAAGTACTCTGACAACATGGAGATGCGCAAGGAGGTGGAGCAGAACTTCTTCTTCCAGGCCATCACCAATGGCCCGTTCAGCGTGGACACGTTCTTCTTCATCAGCGGCTTCCTCATCTCGTACATCTACTTCCGGACGAATGCCAAGGGCAAGCTGAATAAGCTGAGCAAGGGCGCCAATGAGTTCACCGCCGGAACAGCACACTTCCTGGGCCTGGTGGCCTACAGATTTATGCGTCTAACGGCACCCTATCTGTTTGTGCTGGGCGTGGTTCAGGTGACCATGAAGTATCTGGCCACCTACTCGATCTTTGATCCGCCGACCATGGATCACATCACCTGCCCGGACTATTGGTGGCGGAATATCCTGTATATCAACACGCTGTTCCCTGTGGATGAAATGGTGAGTGCATGGCTAGGGATGTCTATCGATGGGAACAGTTGAATATCCCCCCTTTTCTTTGCAGTGCATGCTCTGGAGTTGGTATCTGGCCAATGACACTCAGTTCTATATGATTGGAGCCATTATCCTGATCGTGGGCGTCCGCCACTTTAAGCTGTCGGCCATTACCACGCTGGTGTTCCTGGTTCTGTCTTGGATTACCACCGCTGTGATTGCGTTCACCAACAACCATCGACCCAATACGGACGATCCGCTGGCGCTGTTCGACAAGATCTACGACAAGCCCTGGACCCGCCTGGGTCCCTACCTGATTGGCATGGCCGTGGGCTGGATTCTGTTCCGGACGAACTGCAAAATCCGTCTGCCCAAGCTGACGGTGGCCAGTGCCTGGTTTCTGGCCATGCTGAATCTCTTTGTGCTGGTCTTTGGCCTGTATCGAGCGGATTTGTCACAGTTCACGGCCGCCGCCTACAGCTCGCTGAGCCACTCGGCCTGGGCCTTGTCGCTGGCCTGGATTACTATTGCCTGCTCCACGGGATATGGCGGCTATATCAACTCGCTGCTATCGGCGCCCTGCCTGTATCCATTCTCCCGCGTCACCTACTGTGCTTACCTGGTGCATCCCATTGTCATCCGTTCCATGGCGTTGAATTCGGACGCACCGCTGCATCTGGGCGGGGATCTGATGGTGAGTTATTGGAGGGATTTCCCTAGGAATTGTGTTATTTATAAAGGGTATTGTTTTCCTTGCAGGTTGTCATGTTCTTCGGTCTTACGGTGGCTTCCTACTTCCTGTCCTTTGTGGTGTCCATGTCCTTCGAGGCGCCCGTCGTCACA
It encodes:
- the LOC108083627 gene encoding uncharacterized protein, translating into MNMAHSRTLWLALILALVATNQAAIDKDDGKFPGSNHNLTTSPSLDQHNVINLSLHTDLPAPPAAAASFDLTRTRRLRDALNVFDLALLAAKWGQVETDGGIATNCSRDMRSYLAGLSDAKMWAVKMDDASGHYTSGFFYGNNYWMGSLALCDAIDDGLTPAPSKDGNNGSSLDSAAAAAAPSGLPFAAAHTQAYSSVYNAPPPFVPGFYVIKMQLNETLPTQVLRTIYVGMCLPSSCSIADIGEMGARAHVELPSRDLRVLDIRVPTDKEFNIWADKTFCLLIVVSCIVMALICCGTLYEIYLRGKLKEALRRQDKEMMNNSETSSGIGCASSDYSDTMTAHDDPLKQSNRSHAHSESSNSLKQLDQLVLNLPPNDNDSGNGHHVDDPEHEHHHDHHHHRNGGGVGGNDTSTSDEHLEGHLHEPEKLSIYSELLLSFSAITNFNAICDRNVGADTIPCIHGLRAFSMAWVILGHTCIVVFKYSDNMEMRKEVEQNFFFQAITNGPFSVDTFFFISGFLISYIYFRTNAKGKLNKLSKGANEFTAGTAHFLGLVAYRFMRLTAPYLFVLGVVQVTMKYLATYSIFDPPTMDHITCPDYWWRNILYINTLFPVDEMCMLWSWYLANDTQFYMIGAIILIVGVRHFKLSAITTLVFLVLSWITTAVIAFTNNHRPNTDDPLALFDKIYDKPWTRLGPYLIGMAVGWILFRTNCKIRLPKLTVASAWFLAMLNLFVLVFGLYRADLSQFTAAAYSSLSHSAWALSLAWITIACSTGYGGYINSLLSAPCLYPFSRVTYCAYLVHPIVIRSMALNSDAPLHLGGDLMVVMFFGLTVASYFLSFVVSMSFEAPVVTMLKILSPSRKKRLA